GatctttatataatattgaaatttaCAACTATTGAAATAGTATATATAAGTAGACAAAATCAGGTCCTTGAAAGGTGATTCATGGGGCCATGCTAAAGAGCTCTAATGGAGGGAAGGATAAAATGTATCAATAAAGTACTGCTACTTTATTAGTATGTATGGTGTTGTGTCCAAGAATGTTATGGACCTTTGGGAAACTAGCACCTACAAAATAGGCAGTGACATAACCTGTGGTTCTGCTTGACAGTAACTATGTTTATGACTGTACAAGTCTGATCCAGCATCGTTGTGCAAATAACAGGGTTTAACAGTCACATTGTATTCCCCATTTCTAACTTTGGGAAGAGTCTAGAGTCTAGAGTGTGTTCTTAAGTTTTACATTTCTGGTGTTCAATTACTaaatcagaggaaggatttgaccATAGCACGTCATACACAATCCCTTAATCACTGTCATGTTCTCAAGACAGTAAAATGGAAGcacatttaaagttttaaaattgcaGCTCCTTCTGGATTCCCCAAAGAGTTTCTGCACTCTTCTTTAAACGGGCCTCCTCCTCCGGAGTCAGAGTTACCATCACCACATCAGAAATACCATTCTGCCCCAAGACACAAGGGACACTAAGGAAGACATCTTCATTAATGCCATATAGACCCTGAAAgacaaaatgagatcatatttttctttcacactATACTCTTGATATCTACCATAAACACCACAAGGCAGTTGGAATTTGTTTAACTGTCTTTTTCAGTCTAAAATGGGTTTGGGGGGCAAGATCAGCATCAACAGCTAAGTCTATTTATTAACCTCTATTATTCACCCCTCCCAGTCTATTGAACAAGCACTTTCTAAATATTCACATACAACAAatgtggctttttaaaaattattactacGTATTGAACCTATTGAATTCCACTGTTTTTTAAAAGGATGCTTTTAATAAGTTTGTGTATTCTAGTTTAACTTGATAACGTTGTCCACATTTTTCTTTGTGTATAAGTGTATAACCAAAATGCCAATTTACAACCTGAAACCTTTTACTTCAAGAAAATGCTCCTCAggaaaagggaattaaaaaaagcaatttgctATAATTTGActataacttattttttaaactggCAATATGCTCAAGGGACATTCTTTCTAAAGTAAAActatttcatgaatttaaatgTCCCTTCTAAGCTATATAGTATGTGCTGAACTGAATACACTATTCCATGTGTGGATCACCTCCAGTCACTTTAGGTGCTCACTATATCTATTACCAAGACTGTTTTTAATAAGAAGTGTTATTCTGAAGCCCCAGggcataatagaaaaaaaatgctagatttggaatcatgAGACTCAACACTTGAATCACAAAGTTACCATTTAAGTAAATCACTTCCTCTCACCACTTAGATGTCACTAAGTCTTTTCACCTTACAAGACTGAGGAAAGTTCTTTACAAACCTTTAAATTGGGAGTCATTTTACTATCTGGCCCTGTCTCCTCGAATATCTATGGAGTAAACTTTGTCAATTAATCCAAATGTAGGATTTTACACTAATTTTGAACATATTTCTTCTTGCCTAATTCTACCCCCCCCAAATACACTTAATTCACTATGCTGTGAACCCATAAAAATCTGCCATTGTGactatttttttcacaaatagCACTCAAACCCCCCCCAACCTATTTAAAACCATTTACTTATATAACAGGTACTTACCTTAATCATGGTGGAAATTGGATGCACTCTCCTAAGATTTTTCATAATGCTGTCTGCCAGATCTGCCACAGACAAGCCAATGGCCCAAGAAGTGTAGCCCTTCAGCTTGATGACTTCATAAGCACTGCCAGTTATAAGAAGTTAGTAAATGATTTGTCAGAAGGAATGAGCAGGAAGTTTTCAAAGAACGTTAATAGAGAATGCTACAAACAGAAATCTTCCCTATCCATGGATTTCACTCCAACATAATTTATAGGTTTAAAATTTTTGATCccttcaatgtataccatggaaacaaagactgacaaattgacttctgtggggggtgggggggagggaagcaagattagggggaaaattgtaaaactcaaaataaataagaatctttgaaaaaaaatgtttttgatccTTTGTTCTATACTGTACTAAGAAACTAGGAACTTTTTATGTTGTGAATAGAACAAGTGgtacaaaaagacaaaataaatttacttgtttcttttatataatCTTTGAAAGCAATGATTGTATCCTCCAGAGAACAGATCTTTAGAACATttatggaaaagaattagaattaaacagAGTAAGGAAGTAATATTGCTGACGATAGATCCATTAAATTTAGTCTTTGAGCCTTGACATTTCTTAAACAAAAAAGTATTGTATTGAATTTTTGGTTTTCTGCATATAAACATTCAAACGGAAAATGGAATTTCATGTTTTAAAGACTAACCTGTCAACCACCTGTTTGTGAACTTGCTTCCAATTTTCTGAATCACTATCAGTTCCCAAAGCAGGATGAAGATTCTTTAGAGATACACCGGCAACATTCACACCACTCCACacaggaactgaaaaaaaaattctaacatgTGAAAATTTATTTCCAAGCATCCTATAGTAATTATGGTCTAATTTTCTAACTTCCTATTACTTCTACCCCATATTTTATTCAGAGAAACTATTTAGAGAAAGCAATGTTGtttctttaaataattctttttccattgagataAAACTGcaagtatactttttttaataaaaatggtaTGATTTATATGGAACTAGactaaataaatctttaatactttaattatttttttatttccttctattccttttatatatttctttcatattcCCTTCGAGATTTCTTTAGTTCCTTATTCCTAAGCATTATCTTATCCCCTTAGAAGATCAAGAAAGGAAATAGGAAGTTACTAACTTTCTACTATACTTTAAACTGTCCATTGATCTGGAGTTGTAATGAGTAAACCTCCCAGACCCAAAACATTAGGATAAGATAGTTGACTCTTCAGCAAAACAAACATTTTAGGGGTTCTCTGAATAGCTATTCTGCAACATTCTTCAAATGTTCTAATAGCCATACTTATATGTTATGGCTATTAAGTTCAAGTACTTTTCTCAGGACAATCCCATGAGTGCGaattaccatttccttttttgagtATCAATAAATAGGGTTTTTGGAGAGAAACTCAACATGGGCACATATTAAGTAAATATCAGAGCAAGAATCCAAACTTGATCTTTTCTACTATATTATTATGCTTCTTCAGATAAAGACAGTTTTGACAGACAGATATGGATAGTCCATAAACCATATCCAACTTGAATTACAACGCTGACCTTTTCAGAGCTAGCCAATTCAAGGAAAACTTAAACCATGTTGCTGACTATTGAAATCAAGTTAGTGAAGTTGTACTCAGGACAAGTTTCAATTTTTACCAGCTAAATAAAGGTAACATAGCCCATTCCTTCACAAGAGGTGGAGTTTTCATAAGAAATTCCCTATAGATAAACAAGACCTTCAAGTTCCAAGCAACTTTAAATTGTAATTCAAAATTAGAACCAGtggaattttttataattatttacttaGTTCTATGGGAATCTTACCACTGGAGTCTCCATGTTCCCCAAGAATCCATCCATGACAACTTGAAGAATGGATACCAAGTCTCTCCCCCATTAGGTAACGGAAACGGGCAGAATCCAGATTGCAACCACTTCCAATAACACGATTTTTAGGAAAGCCACTCAGCTTCCAGGCCACATATGTCAAAATATccactgatgaaaaaaaatgtagacaATATAAATATTAAGTCTTCTGGCAGAGGACAATTGAGAGTAAAAATTATGCCTAATCAATACTCATGAAATACCTCAATTATCTTACAGTACAAGGAACCAAACATGATGTGATCTAACACAATCATAATAATTCTCCCAGAATCATCATATATTAACAACAAACAAATATAGAAACATATTTTTACAGTGACTGACAGGTGCTCTTAAGGTTTACTATAGTTTGATCAATTCTGGATTTTAGCCAAGacattaaaaattgtcttaacaGTCAAATAAATCTTACCTGGGTTGGAAACAATAAGCAGCTTGCAATTAGGGCTGTATTTAACAATATTGGGaatgatgaatttaaaaatattcacatttcGCTGGACCAAGTTAAGACGACTTTCTCCCTCCTGTTGGCGTGCCCCAGCAGTAACAACAACCAGTTTTGAGTTTGCAGTTACACTGTAGTCTGAAGAAAAGTCAAAGGTAACAGTTATGCCTTCCACATCTCAACTTTCCCCAGTTTTGATATAAAGTtcacataagaaattaaatggaaatttggggggggggggcagctttGCAGAAGTCACAGACATGTGAATTAAGAAGCCAGAGATGACAAGGAAAAactttagaaactcagaaatgcataaaaatgcCTAGTATTGTATACCAatcaacccaaattttacagTAAGTTAaataccccataaaagaaaaaattcaaaagtgcCAAAAATTCTccagatctggtatggctaggtgacacagtggatagagaaccagtcatggaatcaggagtacctgagttcaaatccagcctcagacacttaataattacttagctgtgtggccttgggcaagccacttaaccctactgccttgcaaaaaaaagagaattctccAGATCTGGGCCATGTCCTTTACAACTGTAGATTAATGTCTAATACCTAAACCACAAAGAATGTTTCTTTACTGCCATTCTGAACCAATACCCAAAAAGAATTTGcttcccattttatttctttatctttaggaAATGTTGAccagttgctattgctgtttgCCTTAGAGAAAGAGTGATCTTCTGCCTACTAAAAATATCCAAGCTGCTCTTAGTCCTATTTTGCTTAAAAGCTAAGgagttttaaaaatcttatatcctatccccaaaggacaataaaaatgtgcttacccctcgatccagcaataccactactgagtagTCTGTATCCCAGAAAtcacgaaaaagggtaaaaatcccatatatacaaaaatattcatagcagaccagtttgtggtggcaaagaattggaaatcaagtaaatgtccatcaattggggaatggctaaacaaactatggtatgtatgttgtggaacactattgttctataaaaaatcatgagggatgggatttcagaaaaacttgcaaagacttgaatgaattgatgagtgagagatgagcagaaccagaagggcATTTGTACACACTAATAACATGGGATGATGagcaaccctgatggacttgtttattccatcagtgcaataaacaATTTTAGAGGGtcagtgatggagaatatcatctgtatccagagaattgtggagtttaagcaaaaatcaaagattactattatcttcagtttttaaaagttgtctctattatgttattttgctatctctgtttcctttcttc
The Macrotis lagotis isolate mMagLag1 chromosome 3, bilby.v1.9.chrom.fasta, whole genome shotgun sequence genome window above contains:
- the LOC141518283 gene encoding L-lactate dehydrogenase A chain isoform X2, with translation MGTSVKDQLILNVLKEDQVPHNKITVVGVGAVGMACAISILMKDLVDELALVDVIEDKLKGEMMDLQHGSLFLKTPKIVSGKDYSVTANSKLVVVTAGARQQEGESRLNLVQRNVNIFKFIIPNIVKYSPNCKLLIVSNPVDILTYVAWKLSGFPKNRVIGSGCNLDSARFRYLMGERLGIHSSSCHGWILGEHGDSSVPVWSGVNVAGVSLKNLHPALGTDSDSENWKQVHKQVVDSAYEVIKLKGYTSWAIGLSVADLADSIMKNLRRVHPISTMIKGLYGINEDVFLSVPCVLGQNGISDVVMVTLTPEEEARLKKSAETLWGIQKELQF
- the LOC141518283 gene encoding L-lactate dehydrogenase A chain isoform X1; amino-acid sequence: MLGPAPSRTLCLRPLMAVPLYPLERPLRAGCHRPPCPGPRGAHLDFLPETKTVKLLFKKLLRGPWGKMASGGYTYYQQTTFIYRKAKIHTKMGTSVKDQLILNVLKEDQVPHNKITVVGVGAVGMACAISILMKDLVDELALVDVIEDKLKGEMMDLQHGSLFLKTPKIVSGKDYSVTANSKLVVVTAGARQQEGESRLNLVQRNVNIFKFIIPNIVKYSPNCKLLIVSNPVDILTYVAWKLSGFPKNRVIGSGCNLDSARFRYLMGERLGIHSSSCHGWILGEHGDSSVPVWSGVNVAGVSLKNLHPALGTDSDSENWKQVHKQVVDSAYEVIKLKGYTSWAIGLSVADLADSIMKNLRRVHPISTMIKGLYGINEDVFLSVPCVLGQNGISDVVMVTLTPEEEARLKKSAETLWGIQKELQF